The genomic segment CTTTCCCGTGTACAATGGGCTGGCGGGTGGTCCGACCACCCGACGCCCTACGACCCGGAGGCCCGATGCCGCTTGACGATCTGCGCGACTTCATCCGACGCCTGGAAAAACACGGTGAACTGGTGAGAGTGAAAACCCCCGTCAGCCCCGAGCTGGAGATCACCGAGATCACCGAACGGGTCGTCAAGGCCGGAGGCCCGGCGCTGCTGTTCGAAACGGTCGAGGGATCGGCATGCCCTCTCCTGATCAACGCTTTCGGGTCGGAGCGGCGAATGTGCCTGGCACTGGGGGTCGATGCCCTCGAGGAGGTTGCCGGGAAGCTGGAGGCCGTCCTGGACACCGACCCGCCCAAGTCGCTCCTGGACAAGGTCCGGATGCTCCCCCGCCTGGCGGACCTCTCCCGCATTTTCCCCCGGACCGTCCGGAAGGGTGCGTGCCAGGAGGTGGTCCTTGAAAGCGGGTTTTCGCTGGACGAATTCCCCATCCTCAAATGCTGGCCGGGGGACGGGGGCCGCTTCATCACCCTGCCGCTGGTTTTCACCCGGGACCCCGCGAACGGGAAGCCCAACTGCGGCATGTATCGCATGCAGGTTTACGACGGCCGGACGACAGGGATGCACTGGCAGACCCACAAGCACGGCGCCGCCCACTACCGCGAACAGGGGAGGCCGGGGGACCGGATGCCCGTGGCGGTGGCCATCGGCGCGGACCCGGCGGTCACCTTCGCCGCCACCCTGCCGCTTCCGGACGGCCTCGACGAGATGGTCGCGGCCGGATTCCTCCGGGGCGCCCCCGTGGAGAGGGTCCGCTGCCGGACCCTCGACCTGGAGGTCCCTGCCTCCGCGGAGATCGTCCTGGAGGGGTACGTGGTGTGCGGGGAGACCCGGACGGAGGGCCCTTTCGGCGACCATACCGGCTTTTATTCCCTCGAGGGCGAGTATCCCGTGTTCCACGTTCAGTGCGTGACCCGCCGGCGGGACCCCGTGTACCACGCGACGGTGGTGGGGCGCCCCCCCATGGAGGACTGCTGGATGGGAAAGGCCATCGAGCGCATCTTTCTGCCCCTGATGCGCAAACAACTTCCCGAGATCCGGGACATCCGCCTCCCCTTCGAGGGGGTCTTCCACAACCTGATGCTGGTGAGTATCCGGAAGGCGTACCCCGGGCATGCCCGCAAGGTCATGCACGCGATATGGGGACTCGGGCAGGCCATGTTCACCAAGTGCATCGTGGTGGTGGACCACGACGTGGACGTCCAGGACCTCTCGGCGACCGTCTGGACCGTGCTGAACCACATCGACCCCCAGCGGGACGTGGAGTTTGTCCTCGGCCCCGTGGACAGCCTGGACCACGCCGCACGCTTCCCGGACTTCGGCTCGAAGATGGGGATCGACGCCACCCGGAAAGGGCCGTCGGAAGGCTTCACCCGCCCTTGGCCCGAGCCGGTGGCCATGAGCCCCGACGTCCGCCGGCGGGTCACGGAAAAGTGGGCCGCCTACGGGATCCCTCTGCAGCCATGAGTCCATTCCGGACCGATATTGCGGAAAGCGGCCTCACGCCAAGGCGCGAAGCCGCCAAGCCTCGCAAAGAACTACGGTTAGGACTTCCTGGTTTCTCCTGGCGAGGCTTTGCGCCCTGCGTCTTCGCGTGAGGCCAGGAGAACCGACCGTCGCGTGTTCCTGCGCGTGGCGATCTATTGTTTCTCGTACTTCGACGGGCACTTGAGGATGAGGGCGGTTGAGGTGAAGACCCGGGTGGCGGGGTCGTAGCGACCCTCGGCGACAAGGGGCTTTCCCTCGCGGAAATTCTCGGGGCGCATCCCCCGGTGGACCACGGTGACCTCGACGGGCTGACGGTGGTCGCGCAGGCGGAACCGGAAGTCGCCGGACGCGGGGTCGAAGGACGCGGTCCCCGGAGGGACCGTCCCGCTCACGCGGATGGCAGCGAGGTCTCGGGGGTATTTCCCCGCCACGACCTCGCTCACGTGGAAGTAGTAGGCCCCGCCCTCACCCAGCCCCGAGACGATGAGCCAGGCGGCGACCCCCGCCAGGGCGACCCCGAAAGCGATCAGGAGCCCTCGATGCATCCCTGCCTCCGATGGATAGTACGGCCGATGGGGAATCTCTCCGGGACGATCCCCGCCCCTGAACCGTCCCGTTAGAGATAGCGGGGATAAGGGGAAAAAACAAGGGAAATCTCCATGCCGGGTGCGGTACCCGGTCGACAGGCTGAATTCTCTTGTTTTTCCGACGGTTTTAGCCTACTTTTGCCCCATGTTGACTCCTGGGGCTGGAAAAGGGATTCCGGCGAATGTCGGCGACCTCGGAAAAGGTCGATTCAACCACGGAGATGGCTTTTGGCCTGTTCACGGTCATTGGAAGCGCTTCTTCCCCGTGCCTCCGTGCCTTGGCGAGAGAAATTCCGGAAGGATCTCTCGCTGAGACAAAGGGACACGGAGGGGTCGCAACCCGAAAAGAATAGAAAAATCTTTGTATTTATGACAGATGAGGAGGATTCGAGATGGCACCAGGTAAAATCGTGTTCGTGGCCGTCACCCTGCTGTTCGTCCTCTTGGTGTGCGGAGCCGGGAGCAGTGCCCCCCCCAGGGTGATCGCGACCTTCCCCGCCAACGGCGCCCCGGACGTCGATCCGTCCACCCCCGAAATCTGGGTGAAATTCGACCGGCCCATGATGGACAACAGTTGGTCCTGGTGCTACGAGAAACGGTCCCAGTTCCCGGACCAGACCGCCGGCCCGCGGTACGAGGAGAACGGCACCAAGTGCATCCTGCCGGTCAGGCTCGAGCCCCGGAAAGAATACGTGATCTGGATCAACATGGCCAATCACGCCAACTTCAAGGACCGCAGCGGGACCCCGGCGGAACCGTACAAGTTCACCTTCACGACAAGGTGAGGCGGATATCGTCCGGCTCAGCCTCACGCAAAGGCGCCAAGCCGCCAAGCCTCGCAAAGAGGCCGTGAAGCCCTCTCGAAACGCTTTGCGAGGCTTTGTGCCTTTGCGTCTTTGCGTGAGACCTGGCGAGGGTTCCCGAACCCGGCTCTTTTTTGACCGGGCTGGGCGCCTGCCGCCCCGTGCTGACGGGATCCGGAAAAACGGCTTTGTTTCACGGGGCGATTCTGGTATCATGCGCGGCCGGCCGGCGGTTTCTCGCCCGGTCGAGGGGCCCCGCGAACTCTTTCGGTGAAGGTCGTCGGCCCGAGGGAGCCTGCAATGGATAACCGACTGGATCATATACGCAACTTCTCCATCATCGCCCACATCGACCACGGCAAATCCACCTTGGCAGACCGGATCCTGGAGATCACCGGGGCCCTCACCGAGCGCGAGATGGCGGCCCAGGTCCTCGACGACATGGACCTGGAGCGCGAGCGGGGCATCACCATCAAGGCCCACGCCGTCCGGCTCGCCTACCGGGCGGCGGACGGGCGCACCTACCAGTTCAACCTCATCGACACCCCCGGCCACGTGGACTTCACCTACGAGGTTTCCCGGAGCCTGGCCGCCTGCGAGGGCGCCATTCTGGTGGTGGACGCCTCCCAGGGCGTGGAGGCCCAGACCCTGGCCAACACCTACCTGGCCCTGGAGAACGACCTGGAACTGGTCCCCGTCCTCAACAAGATCGACCTGCCCGGGGCCGACGCCGAGCGGGCGGGCCTGCAGATCGAGCAGATCATCGGCCTCTCCCGGCAGGAGATCCTCCCCGCCAGCGCCAAGGAGGGCCGGGGCGTCCGGGAGATCCTGGAGGCCGTCATCGCCCGGGTCCCGCCGCCGAAGGGCGACCCCGACGGGGCGCTCAAGGCCCTCATCTTCGACTCCTGGTACGACGTCTACCGGGGCGTGGTGATGCTGACCCGCGTGGTGGACGGCCGGATCGCGAAGGGGATGAAGATCCGCTTCATGAGCACGGGGCGTGATTACGAGGTGGAGCAGACGGGGATCATCACCCCCAAGTACCAGATGGTGGATTCCCTGAGCGCCGGCGAGGTGGGCTTCATCATGGCCGGCGTGAAGAACCTCGACGACGCCAAGGTGGGCGACACCCTGACCGAGGCGGCCCGCCCCGCCGACGAGCCCCTGCCCGGCTTCCAGGAGCTCAAGCCCGTGGTCTTCTGCGGCATGTACCCCGTCACCTCGGAGCAGTACGAGGACTTCTCCGACGCCATGAAGAAGCTCCAGCTCAACGACAGCGCCTTCCGCTTCGAGAAGGAGACGTCGGCGGCCCTGGGCTTCGGCTTCCGGTGCGGCTTCCTGGGCTTGCTCCACATGGAGATCGTCCAGAGCCGGCTGGAGCGCGAGTTCAACCTGGACCTGATCTCCACGGCCCCCAGCGTCCGCTACCACGTGATCCGGACGGACGGCGACGAACTCTACGTCGAGAACCCGGCCCACCTGCCGCCCTTCTCCAACATCGCCGCCATCGAGGAGCCGGTCTACACCCTGGTGGTCATGACCATGGACGATTACCTCGGGCCGAT from the Acidobacteriota bacterium genome contains:
- a CDS encoding menaquinone biosynthesis decarboxylase, giving the protein MPLDDLRDFIRRLEKHGELVRVKTPVSPELEITEITERVVKAGGPALLFETVEGSACPLLINAFGSERRMCLALGVDALEEVAGKLEAVLDTDPPKSLLDKVRMLPRLADLSRIFPRTVRKGACQEVVLESGFSLDEFPILKCWPGDGGRFITLPLVFTRDPANGKPNCGMYRMQVYDGRTTGMHWQTHKHGAAHYREQGRPGDRMPVAVAIGADPAVTFAATLPLPDGLDEMVAAGFLRGAPVERVRCRTLDLEVPASAEIVLEGYVVCGETRTEGPFGDHTGFYSLEGEYPVFHVQCVTRRRDPVYHATVVGRPPMEDCWMGKAIERIFLPLMRKQLPEIRDIRLPFEGVFHNLMLVSIRKAYPGHARKVMHAIWGLGQAMFTKCIVVVDHDVDVQDLSATVWTVLNHIDPQRDVEFVLGPVDSLDHAARFPDFGSKMGIDATRKGPSEGFTRPWPEPVAMSPDVRRRVTEKWAAYGIPLQP
- a CDS encoding Ig-like domain-containing protein, with amino-acid sequence MAPGKIVFVAVTLLFVLLVCGAGSSAPPRVIATFPANGAPDVDPSTPEIWVKFDRPMMDNSWSWCYEKRSQFPDQTAGPRYEENGTKCILPVRLEPRKEYVIWINMANHANFKDRSGTPAEPYKFTFTTR
- the lepA gene encoding translation elongation factor 4 — protein: MDNRLDHIRNFSIIAHIDHGKSTLADRILEITGALTEREMAAQVLDDMDLERERGITIKAHAVRLAYRAADGRTYQFNLIDTPGHVDFTYEVSRSLAACEGAILVVDASQGVEAQTLANTYLALENDLELVPVLNKIDLPGADAERAGLQIEQIIGLSRQEILPASAKEGRGVREILEAVIARVPPPKGDPDGALKALIFDSWYDVYRGVVMLTRVVDGRIAKGMKIRFMSTGRDYEVEQTGIITPKYQMVDSLSAGEVGFIMAGVKNLDDAKVGDTLTEAARPADEPLPGFQELKPVVFCGMYPVTSEQYEDFSDAMKKLQLNDSAFRFEKETSAALGFGFRCGFLGLLHMEIVQSRLEREFNLDLISTAPSVRYHVIRTDGDELYVENPAHLPPFSNIAAIEEPVYTLVVMTMDDYLGPILSLLEEKRGVQRKFEYVGEKRVMLTYEVPLNEIVVDFYDRLKSVSRGYASMDYHFLGYRESDLVLLDILVNGEPVDALSVIVHRDFAYRRGQTLVSRMKEVIPRQLFEVAIQAAVGNRIIARATVKPLRKNVIAKCYGGDITRKRKLLEKQKEGKKRMKRVGKVEIPQDAFLAILDISND
- a CDS encoding cytochrome c maturation protein CcmE yields the protein MHRGLLIAFGVALAGVAAWLIVSGLGEGGAYYFHVSEVVAGKYPRDLAAIRVSGTVPPGTASFDPASGDFRFRLRDHRQPVEVTVVHRGMRPENFREGKPLVAEGRYDPATRVFTSTALILKCPSKYEKQ